In the genome of Rhodoplanes sp. Z2-YC6860, one region contains:
- a CDS encoding aspartate carbamoyltransferase catalytic subunit: MNIAHKSTFVLSSRHLLGIEGLSHDDIVGLLDLAEEFVTLNRQIEKKTASLRGRTLINMFFEASTRTQASFELAGKRLGADVMNMSVSSSSIRKGETLIDTAVTLNAMHPDLIVMRHHASGAVALLAQKVDCSVINAGDGQHEHPTQALLDALTIRRRKGRIEGLTVAICGDILHSRVARSNIILLNTLGARVRVVAPSTLLPPGIERFGVEVTRDMREGLSGCDIVMMLRLQRERMNGSFVPSVQEYAAYFGLDQKKLAYAKPDALVMHPGPMNRGVEIDSIVADGAQSLIREQVEMGVAVRMAVLEALSRNLPNA; encoded by the coding sequence ATGAACATCGCCCACAAGTCCACCTTCGTCCTCAGCAGCCGCCATTTGCTGGGAATCGAGGGGCTTTCGCACGACGATATCGTGGGATTGCTCGATCTCGCCGAGGAGTTCGTCACCCTCAACCGCCAGATCGAGAAGAAGACCGCTTCGCTGCGCGGCCGCACCCTCATCAACATGTTCTTCGAGGCCTCGACCCGCACCCAGGCCTCGTTCGAGCTCGCCGGCAAGCGGCTCGGCGCCGACGTGATGAACATGTCGGTGTCATCGTCCTCGATCCGCAAGGGCGAGACCCTGATCGACACCGCGGTGACGCTCAACGCCATGCATCCCGACCTGATCGTGATGCGCCACCACGCCTCGGGCGCGGTGGCGCTGCTTGCGCAGAAGGTCGATTGCTCGGTGATCAACGCCGGCGACGGCCAGCACGAGCACCCGACCCAGGCGCTGCTCGATGCGCTGACCATCCGCCGGCGCAAGGGCCGTATCGAAGGCCTTACGGTCGCGATCTGCGGCGACATCCTGCATTCGCGCGTCGCACGCTCCAACATCATCCTGCTCAACACGCTCGGCGCCCGCGTCCGCGTGGTGGCGCCGTCGACGCTGCTGCCACCTGGCATCGAGCGCTTCGGCGTGGAGGTGACCCGCGACATGCGCGAGGGGCTCTCGGGCTGCGATATCGTGATGATGCTGCGTTTGCAGCGCGAGCGGATGAACGGCTCCTTCGTGCCGTCGGTGCAGGAATACGCCGCTTATTTCGGGCTCGACCAGAAGAAGCTCGCTTACGCCAAGCCCGACGCGCTGGTGATGCATCCCGGGCCGATGAACCGCGGCGTTGAGATCGACTCCATCGTCGCCGACGGCGCGCAGTCGCTCATCCGC
- a CDS encoding acyl-CoA dehydrogenase family protein, with protein sequence MTQSDTPEVPNQSPPYADVDLYGGDRALQEAVMSNGAEADGPALGAFGRRWGSAAMFDMAQLANEFPPRLKTFDAKGRRSDTVEFHQAYHRFMTESISAGLHASTWQPDATRARAPAEVVRAARFYMVAQVENGHMCPVTMTRAAVAGFGGEASLVKMLMPKLMSRHYDPMLRPWREKIGITLGMGMTEKQGGTDVRSNTTRAEPDGDAYRITGHKWFMSAPMCDAFLVLAQAPGGLTCFFLPRFTPDGHINGLRFQRLKDKLGNRSNASSEVEFDNAYALKVGDEGAGIRTILPMVQLTRLDCAISSAGMMRAAVAQAMHHCRHRSVFGKPLAEQPMMRTVLADMALEVEGAVASVMRLCRSFDLGATSPTEAARARLLTPAIKYAVCKTAPALVYEAMECLGGNGYVEELSMARLYREAPVNAIWEGSGNVMSLDVLRAFGREREAASAVIAELAREAKSLPGAPEAAEWIVKTLTMETNEAAARAATERLAQLAAAAALAAGPAGKLAATYARTRLRDGRLGATYGTAGLDAAETLLVINRILPA encoded by the coding sequence ATGACACAGTCCGACACACCGGAAGTTCCCAACCAGTCGCCGCCCTATGCGGACGTCGACCTCTACGGCGGCGACCGCGCGCTGCAGGAAGCCGTGATGTCCAACGGCGCCGAGGCCGACGGCCCGGCGCTGGGCGCCTTTGGCCGCCGTTGGGGCTCGGCTGCGATGTTCGACATGGCGCAGCTGGCGAACGAATTTCCGCCCCGGCTGAAAACCTTCGACGCCAAGGGCCGACGGAGCGACACCGTCGAGTTTCATCAGGCCTACCACCGCTTCATGACCGAGAGCATCTCGGCAGGGCTCCACGCCTCGACCTGGCAGCCGGATGCGACGCGGGCGAGGGCGCCCGCCGAGGTGGTGCGCGCGGCGCGCTTCTACATGGTGGCGCAGGTCGAGAACGGGCACATGTGCCCGGTGACGATGACGCGGGCCGCCGTGGCGGGCTTCGGCGGCGAAGCTTCTCTCGTGAAGATGCTGATGCCGAAACTGATGTCGCGGCACTACGACCCGATGCTGCGGCCGTGGCGCGAGAAGATCGGCATCACGCTCGGCATGGGCATGACCGAGAAGCAGGGCGGCACCGACGTGCGCAGCAACACCACGCGCGCCGAGCCGGATGGTGACGCCTATCGCATCACGGGCCACAAGTGGTTCATGTCGGCGCCGATGTGCGACGCATTTCTGGTGCTGGCCCAGGCGCCGGGCGGATTGACGTGCTTTTTTCTGCCGCGCTTTACACCGGACGGACACATCAACGGGCTGCGATTCCAACGCCTCAAAGACAAGCTCGGCAACCGCTCCAACGCCTCGTCGGAAGTCGAATTCGACAACGCTTATGCACTCAAGGTCGGTGACGAAGGTGCCGGCATCCGCACCATCCTGCCGATGGTGCAGTTGACGCGGCTCGATTGCGCGATCTCATCCGCCGGCATGATGCGCGCCGCGGTGGCGCAGGCGATGCATCACTGCCGCCATCGCAGCGTGTTCGGCAAGCCGCTCGCCGAACAGCCGATGATGCGAACGGTGCTGGCCGACATGGCGCTGGAGGTGGAGGGTGCGGTCGCGTCGGTGATGCGGCTCTGCCGGTCCTTTGATCTTGGGGCGACATCGCCGACCGAAGCGGCGCGCGCCAGGCTGCTGACGCCGGCGATCAAATACGCGGTGTGCAAGACGGCGCCGGCGTTGGTCTATGAAGCCATGGAGTGCCTTGGCGGCAACGGTTACGTCGAGGAGCTTTCCATGGCGCGGCTCTATCGCGAGGCTCCGGTCAACGCCATCTGGGAAGGCTCGGGCAACGTCATGAGCCTCGATGTGTTGCGCGCATTTGGCCGCGAGCGCGAGGCGGCAAGTGCCGTGATCGCGGAGCTTGCCCGCGAGGCCAAGTCATTGCCCGGCGCCCCTGAGGCCGCCGAGTGGATCGTCAAAACGTTGACGATGGAAACCAATGAAGCCGCCGCGCGTGCTGCGACCGAACGGCTGGCGCAGCTTGCGGCTGCCGCGGCGCTCGCTGCGGGCCCGGCTGGAAAGCTCGCGGCGACCTATGCGCGCACCCGCCTTCGGGACGGCCGGCTTGGTGCGACCTACGGCACGGCCGGGCTTGATGCGGCCGAAACGTTATTGGTGATCAACAGGATCCTTCCAGCCTGA
- the ruvX gene encoding Holliday junction resolvase RuvX → MPAPILALADAAPHLPPRGSLLGLDLGTKTIGVATSDADRRLATGVETVMRKTFTEDAKRLLGLAAERRCVGFVLGLPLNMDGSEGPRAQSVRAFARNFSRLTDLPIALWDERLSTAAVERELIAADVSRKKRAAVIDQHAAIFILQGALDRLAHIATSEGPG, encoded by the coding sequence ATGCCTGCTCCGATTCTCGCTTTGGCCGACGCGGCTCCGCACCTGCCGCCGCGCGGCAGCCTGCTCGGCCTCGACCTCGGCACCAAGACCATTGGTGTAGCGACGTCGGACGCCGACCGCAGGCTCGCCACCGGCGTCGAGACGGTCATGCGCAAGACCTTCACCGAGGATGCCAAGCGTCTGCTCGGGCTTGCGGCCGAGCGGCGCTGCGTCGGATTTGTGCTGGGCTTGCCGCTCAACATGGACGGCAGCGAGGGCCCCCGCGCCCAGTCGGTGCGCGCCTTCGCGCGCAATTTTTCCAGGCTCACCGATTTGCCGATCGCGTTGTGGGACGAGCGGCTGTCGACCGCAGCGGTCGAGCGCGAGTTGATTGCGGCTGACGTCAGCCGCAAAAAGCGCGCGGCGGTGATCGATCAGCATGCCGCGATCTTCATTCTGCAAGGAGCCCTCGACCGGCTCGCGCACATCGCAACGAGCGAAGGGCCCGGCTGA